A single genomic interval of Alteromonas sp. BL110 harbors:
- a CDS encoding DsbA family protein, giving the protein MEEKRTLYYVHDPMCSWCWAFVPAWEKIQRDLPSDIEAVYLLGGLAPDSSVPMPEQMKLTIAGYWKTIQERVPGTQFNYDFWTQCQPRRSTYPSCRAVLAAKAQAKDSDEAKVLEQAMIKAIQEGYYLNARNPSDFDTLIAFAKEIGLDAKRFELELNSESTIEKLNEEIQLSRSIGAQGFPSLILNSNKLAEAEDSKSQKLKNVQWQNVPYDYNDASVTLRRL; this is encoded by the coding sequence ATGGAAGAGAAGCGAACTTTATATTACGTGCACGACCCAATGTGCAGCTGGTGCTGGGCGTTTGTTCCCGCCTGGGAAAAAATACAAAGGGACTTGCCCAGTGATATTGAGGCTGTCTATTTACTTGGCGGTCTTGCACCAGATAGTAGCGTACCGATGCCTGAACAGATGAAGCTTACTATTGCTGGATACTGGAAAACTATTCAAGAACGAGTACCAGGCACCCAGTTTAATTACGATTTTTGGACGCAATGTCAGCCTCGTCGTTCAACCTATCCTTCTTGTCGCGCGGTTCTTGCGGCAAAAGCGCAGGCTAAAGATAGTGATGAAGCAAAAGTATTAGAGCAAGCAATGATCAAGGCAATTCAAGAAGGGTATTACTTGAACGCAAGAAACCCTTCGGATTTTGATACCTTGATAGCATTTGCTAAAGAAATAGGGCTTGATGCTAAGCGTTTTGAGTTAGAGCTTAATAGTGAAAGTACGATTGAGAAATTAAATGAAGAAATTCAGCTATCACGCAGCATCGGTGCACAAGGCTTTCCCAGCTTAATACTCAACTCGAACAAACTTGCTGAGGCAGAAGATTCAAAGTCACAAAAGCTGAAAAATGTACAGTGGCAAAACGTTCCTTACGACTACAACGACGCAAGTGTAACCCTGCGTCGTCTATAA
- a CDS encoding ABC transporter transmembrane domain-containing protein, protein MTTPLPTVSTKQVLQWIGSHLLQYKTRVVGAVIALFTAAIAWLLLGQGIKYAIDSGFIENAADTLNKATVMVLAITIIACLATYARFYLMTWLGERVSADIRNQVYAHLLSLPPSFFAELRTGEVISRFTSDTTIIQTVVGMSLSMTLRSIVTFVGALALMTFSSPLLTFCVIVAVPAVLVPIKVLAPQVRRYAKASQDKVADLGARIDESLHEIMTVQAYTAENAERLHFSRKVELAMDVAKKRIHYRSLLIGCIMCISMTAIIFIAWVGARQVLDGTMTVGELSAFLFYAVMAGGSVATISEVIGEVQRGVGASERLYELFTTESAIKPVSDEAKKITEPEHAVESNLREVDDKVLISKAAPRIQLDKVNFAYPDSKPLFDNLNIDIQAGERLALVGASGAGKTTLFQLLMRFYDPSSGQILFNGTPINKMPIDVLRRHIAIVTQEPVVFADTVMENIRYGSPEATDEAVVNAAKQAFAHEFIDSLDERYSTQLGERGVKLSGGQKQRIAIARAILADRPILLLDEATSALDAMSERMVQQAIDRLMVGKTSIVIAHRLATVQHADRILVMDKGQVVGSGNHASLMKSDTLYREYAELQLLS, encoded by the coding sequence TTGACGACACCGCTACCAACCGTATCAACAAAGCAAGTCTTACAGTGGATTGGCTCACATTTACTTCAATATAAAACGAGAGTTGTAGGCGCTGTCATTGCCCTTTTTACCGCAGCTATCGCATGGCTTTTGCTTGGACAAGGCATTAAATACGCGATAGATAGCGGCTTTATCGAAAATGCCGCCGACACCTTAAACAAAGCTACGGTTATGGTGCTTGCTATAACCATCATCGCCTGTTTGGCAACTTATGCGCGCTTTTACTTAATGACTTGGCTCGGTGAACGGGTTAGCGCTGACATTAGAAACCAAGTATATGCGCATCTTCTCTCGCTGCCACCGTCATTTTTCGCAGAGCTTCGAACTGGAGAAGTAATATCTAGATTTACCAGCGATACAACAATCATCCAAACTGTAGTGGGAATGAGTTTATCCATGACGCTGCGTTCTATTGTCACCTTCGTAGGTGCATTGGCGTTAATGACCTTTTCCAGCCCACTGCTAACATTTTGTGTAATTGTTGCCGTGCCGGCAGTACTCGTTCCAATTAAAGTACTCGCGCCCCAAGTTCGTCGTTATGCAAAAGCAAGCCAAGACAAAGTGGCAGATCTAGGCGCGCGTATTGATGAAAGTTTACATGAAATAATGACAGTTCAAGCTTACACAGCTGAAAATGCCGAACGCCTACATTTTTCTAGAAAAGTGGAGCTTGCTATGGACGTAGCCAAAAAGCGTATCCATTACCGTTCATTGTTAATTGGCTGCATTATGTGTATCAGCATGACAGCTATAATTTTTATCGCGTGGGTAGGTGCAAGGCAAGTACTCGACGGAACCATGACGGTCGGCGAGCTTTCAGCTTTTCTTTTCTATGCCGTTATGGCTGGCGGCAGTGTAGCCACAATTAGTGAAGTCATAGGCGAAGTACAGCGTGGTGTGGGGGCAAGCGAACGTTTATACGAACTATTTACTACTGAGTCAGCTATCAAACCTGTATCAGATGAGGCGAAGAAAATTACCGAGCCTGAGCACGCAGTAGAATCTAACCTCAGAGAGGTTGATGATAAGGTTTTAATTTCCAAGGCCGCCCCAAGAATTCAGTTGGACAAGGTCAACTTTGCATATCCAGATAGTAAACCTTTGTTTGATAACTTGAACATTGATATACAAGCCGGAGAACGCCTTGCTTTAGTTGGCGCGAGTGGTGCAGGTAAAACCACCCTCTTTCAATTGCTAATGCGTTTTTACGACCCAAGTAGCGGGCAAATTCTGTTTAACGGAACGCCTATTAATAAAATGCCCATTGATGTCTTGAGGCGACATATTGCGATAGTAACCCAAGAGCCCGTGGTGTTTGCAGATACTGTAATGGAGAACATTCGTTACGGCAGTCCTGAAGCAACAGATGAAGCCGTCGTAAATGCTGCGAAGCAAGCCTTTGCTCACGAATTTATTGATAGCCTTGATGAACGTTATAGCACCCAGTTAGGCGAAAGGGGCGTGAAGCTTTCTGGTGGGCAAAAACAGCGTATCGCTATAGCGCGCGCTATTTTAGCCGACCGACCAATCTTACTTCTTGATGAAGCAACAAGTGCCCTTGATGCCATGAGTGAGCGTATGGTTCAGCAAGCCATAGATAGATTAATGGTAGGTAAAACAAGCATTGTCATTGCCCATCGTCTAGCCACAGTACAGCATGCAGACCGTATTCTGGTCATGGATAAAGGTCAGGTTGTGGGAAGTGGCAATCACGCCTCTTTGATGAAAAGCGATACCCTGTACAGGGAATACGCTGAACTGCAATTGCTTAGCTGA
- a CDS encoding efflux RND transporter periplasmic adaptor subunit, whose protein sequence is MKYSVYDALKTWTRLCALFLVMVSTANAQFMGDRQAKLVVTKPIQFMNETRKVEAVGSAEAVRSIVLYPAVSDEVTEINFVPGQSVEKGKVLVRLDDRRQQTALKRAKLTLEDAQRTVERLASSYKQGAVPVSELDLARTQRDLAEVALEEAKADLEDRHIVAPFDGIVGITDVEVGDRINEQTVITTLDNRSKLFINFKAPEAALPVLLNAPSVTLEPWSDKEQLVKAEIAQVDSRINEADRTLRARALLDNSSDKFRPGMSFRVNLSIEGDRYAAVPEAALLWGATGAYIWLAEDGKAKRVDVSVHQRLRGTILVSGDIEEGDALISEGVQRLRTGQEITTELAGGPQGE, encoded by the coding sequence ATGAAATATTCAGTCTATGATGCATTAAAGACATGGACACGTCTTTGTGCTCTTTTTTTAGTGATGGTATCAACTGCGAACGCGCAGTTTATGGGCGACAGACAGGCCAAGCTTGTTGTAACCAAGCCCATTCAATTTATGAACGAAACACGGAAAGTAGAAGCGGTTGGCAGTGCAGAAGCCGTACGCTCTATCGTGTTGTACCCTGCCGTTTCTGATGAAGTAACAGAAATCAACTTCGTACCAGGCCAATCGGTGGAGAAAGGTAAGGTTCTGGTTCGCCTTGACGATAGACGGCAACAAACTGCCTTGAAGCGCGCTAAGCTTACTCTAGAAGATGCCCAGCGCACGGTAGAGCGCTTAGCCTCAAGCTATAAACAAGGTGCAGTGCCCGTTAGTGAACTAGACCTAGCACGCACTCAGCGCGACCTTGCTGAGGTCGCACTAGAAGAAGCGAAAGCAGATTTAGAAGACAGACATATTGTTGCGCCATTTGACGGTATTGTTGGCATTACCGATGTTGAGGTAGGCGATCGGATTAACGAACAAACAGTCATCACCACACTAGACAACCGAAGCAAGCTATTTATCAACTTCAAAGCGCCTGAAGCCGCCCTTCCTGTTTTGCTAAATGCACCGAGCGTCACACTTGAACCTTGGAGCGACAAAGAGCAACTGGTGAAAGCCGAAATAGCGCAGGTCGATTCTCGTATTAATGAAGCTGATCGCACTCTTCGTGCGCGCGCATTATTAGATAACTCTTCGGATAAATTCCGTCCGGGTATGAGTTTTAGAGTTAATTTGAGCATTGAAGGTGATCGCTACGCGGCCGTGCCTGAAGCCGCATTACTATGGGGAGCAACCGGCGCTTACATTTGGCTTGCTGAAGACGGGAAAGCTAAACGTGTGGACGTAAGTGTCCACCAGCGTTTAAGAGGAACCATTTTAGTTTCAGGCGATATCGAAGAGGGTGATGCGTTAATTTCAGAAGGTGTTCAGCGCTTACGTACAGGCCAAGAAATTACCACTGAACTGGCCGGAGGGCCTCAAGGTGAGTGA
- a CDS encoding efflux RND transporter permease subunit — MSDPNLSSSVSDLPSLSIRRPVLIVVLNLLIAIAGLAALSGLEVRELPDVDTPRVTVTAEFPGASPETVDAEITGRLEGAVARVSGVKNISAQSEENSSRVRVEFRPGVNLEDAANEIRESVSRVQRQLPEDVEQVAIIRADSDAQAVVSLAISSDTLDMETLTERVDTDVAPLFLSIPGVADVTLNGDRERVLRVSVDPLRLTSFSLSMSDIADALSLAPFDVPAGSIQSAEQALIVRADATSVSAEDVGNIVVSGDIRINDVASVYFGPADTTSVVRLDGTPVIGVGVIRQASSNTIEISDEVLAMVKDLDKRFTDMHITVTADDAEFIRDSVKEVVISLSLTVALVVVTLLVFIGSWRATIVPALSIPVSLAGALAIIWGMGFSINILTLLALVLATGMIVDDAIVVSENIQRRRSMGLGARAAAVIGTREVFFAVVATTAVLASVFIPIAFLPSTAGRLFREFGGVLAGAVVISSFVALSLVPALTARLKVKETKENGLFSKTFGRFGNACLGIYQASLLKALKYGWVVGILSLAAGGGAYILSQNIDNELLPSEDRGTIRIFARGPDGAGLNFMDRQAEKMEELLLPYVENGTIDSIYTVVGSWDPNIVFITAPLKHWDERDKSLQDVVNEIRPKLQQIPGAPGNAFGGNSLNLRGQGGGLEIALTGDTYENIFLAAQNFSRQLEEKLPELGRPRISYDPTQPQMRVNIDRRRAEELGVPLTDIASTLRAAVNGDDIADLNVGDQAIPIMLQTNNRSTLDPSELTSLYVKSVDGNLVPLSSVAFISEEGVAAELERQAQRRAIKVEMELPEDVALSEVVDQIRALALDTLPDGIGLVFLGEAQTFEETSKQVALTYILAFVIVLLVLAAQFESVNSAVVVMLTVPFGIAAAVYALFLTGTSINIYSQIGLVMLIGLLAKNAILLIEFADQLRDKGFGIYDAIVEAGKVRLRPIMMTLVSTILGGLPLILSTGAGAEARNAIGWVVFGGLGIAVVFTLYLTPVLYLALARFTKPRADESAKLEKEMEEANAQHS; from the coding sequence GTGAGTGATCCAAATCTATCGTCTTCAGTCAGCGACCTTCCCTCACTGTCGATACGACGCCCAGTTTTAATCGTCGTTTTAAACTTGCTTATTGCTATTGCAGGTCTTGCTGCTTTGAGCGGGCTTGAAGTGCGGGAACTTCCTGATGTTGATACTCCCCGTGTAACTGTTACTGCCGAGTTTCCTGGTGCCTCGCCCGAAACAGTCGATGCTGAAATAACGGGACGTCTCGAGGGTGCTGTAGCCCGCGTTAGCGGTGTAAAGAATATTTCAGCTCAAAGTGAGGAAAACTCATCACGTGTACGCGTGGAATTTCGTCCCGGCGTCAATTTAGAAGATGCAGCGAATGAAATACGCGAATCGGTAAGTCGCGTGCAGCGTCAACTTCCTGAGGATGTAGAGCAAGTGGCAATTATTCGCGCAGACAGCGATGCCCAAGCGGTTGTTAGCCTTGCTATTTCTAGTGATACATTGGATATGGAAACCCTCACCGAGCGGGTCGATACAGACGTAGCCCCTTTGTTTCTCAGTATTCCAGGCGTCGCTGACGTTACTCTAAACGGTGACAGAGAGCGTGTATTGCGCGTGTCCGTTGACCCGCTTCGCCTTACCAGTTTTAGCCTTTCAATGAGTGATATAGCCGATGCCTTATCGCTCGCGCCTTTTGATGTTCCCGCTGGCAGTATACAGTCGGCCGAACAGGCACTTATCGTGCGCGCAGATGCAACGTCAGTTTCGGCAGAAGATGTTGGTAACATTGTTGTGAGCGGGGATATTCGCATTAATGATGTCGCCAGTGTTTATTTCGGCCCCGCCGATACTACCAGCGTAGTTCGCTTAGACGGCACACCAGTTATTGGCGTAGGAGTCATTCGACAAGCTAGCTCTAATACCATAGAAATTTCTGATGAAGTGCTAGCCATGGTCAAAGACCTAGACAAGCGCTTCACCGACATGCATATCACGGTAACGGCAGACGACGCAGAGTTTATTAGAGATTCTGTAAAAGAAGTTGTGATATCGCTTAGCCTTACCGTTGCTTTAGTGGTAGTGACGTTATTGGTATTTATTGGTTCATGGCGCGCGACCATTGTTCCGGCGCTTTCTATCCCTGTTTCACTGGCAGGTGCTTTGGCAATTATATGGGGCATGGGATTTTCAATTAACATCCTTACCCTGCTCGCCCTTGTTTTGGCCACGGGTATGATTGTGGACGATGCGATTGTTGTTTCTGAAAATATTCAGCGTCGCAGAAGTATGGGGTTAGGTGCTCGTGCTGCCGCCGTAATTGGTACCCGGGAAGTATTTTTTGCGGTAGTGGCAACTACTGCAGTGCTTGCCTCTGTATTTATCCCCATCGCATTTCTTCCGTCAACCGCTGGGCGATTGTTTAGAGAGTTTGGCGGCGTATTAGCAGGCGCTGTCGTAATCTCTTCTTTTGTTGCGCTTTCTTTGGTGCCTGCACTTACCGCACGCCTTAAAGTAAAAGAAACGAAAGAAAACGGTTTGTTTAGTAAAACTTTTGGCCGTTTTGGTAATGCATGCCTTGGTATATATCAAGCTTCACTGTTAAAAGCCCTTAAATACGGCTGGGTAGTAGGCATACTTAGCCTAGCCGCTGGCGGTGGTGCTTATATACTGTCACAAAATATCGATAATGAGCTTTTGCCGAGCGAAGATAGAGGCACAATCCGGATATTTGCTCGAGGCCCTGATGGCGCGGGGCTGAACTTTATGGATAGACAAGCCGAGAAAATGGAAGAACTGCTGCTTCCTTATGTTGAAAACGGCACCATAGATTCGATTTACACGGTAGTAGGTTCATGGGATCCGAACATTGTATTTATTACCGCTCCGCTTAAGCACTGGGATGAACGGGATAAATCACTTCAAGATGTCGTTAACGAAATCCGCCCTAAACTACAGCAAATTCCTGGTGCGCCTGGCAACGCCTTTGGTGGCAATAGCCTTAATTTGCGTGGTCAAGGTGGCGGTTTGGAGATTGCGCTTACCGGTGATACCTATGAAAACATTTTTCTAGCAGCGCAAAACTTTTCCCGGCAGCTTGAGGAAAAGCTGCCCGAACTTGGCAGACCCAGAATTAGCTATGACCCTACTCAACCACAGATGCGCGTAAATATAGACCGCCGTCGTGCAGAGGAGTTGGGCGTGCCGCTTACCGACATCGCCAGTACGCTGCGCGCTGCTGTTAATGGCGATGATATTGCCGATTTGAACGTAGGCGACCAAGCTATTCCTATTATGTTGCAAACGAATAATCGCAGTACGCTAGACCCGTCAGAGCTTACCAGTTTGTATGTAAAAAGTGTCGACGGAAACCTAGTGCCCCTTTCTAGTGTTGCATTTATTAGCGAAGAAGGCGTTGCTGCTGAACTAGAACGTCAAGCCCAGCGACGGGCAATAAAAGTGGAGATGGAACTGCCAGAAGATGTGGCACTTAGTGAGGTAGTAGATCAAATACGTGCGCTAGCGCTAGATACTTTGCCCGATGGCATCGGATTAGTCTTTTTAGGTGAAGCACAAACCTTTGAAGAAACGTCTAAGCAGGTTGCCCTCACCTATATCTTAGCTTTTGTTATTGTATTGCTTGTACTAGCCGCCCAATTTGAAAGCGTTAATAGCGCTGTTGTAGTTATGCTGACTGTGCCCTTTGGTATTGCTGCTGCGGTTTATGCGCTGTTTTTAACCGGCACTAGTATTAACATTTACTCGCAAATTGGACTGGTTATGTTAATTGGTCTACTTGCCAAAAATGCTATCCTGCTGATTGAGTTTGCGGACCAGCTTCGCGATAAAGGTTTTGGTATCTACGACGCTATCGTTGAAGCCGGAAAAGTGCGTTTGCGCCCCATTATGATGACCTTGGTATCTACCATTTTAGGAGGCCTTCCGTTAATACTATCAACAGGAGCAGGTGCTGAAGCACGTAATGCTATTGGCTGGGTTGTGTTTGGCGGCCTTGGTATTGCAGTGGTATTTACTCTTTACCTTACGCCTGTACTTTACCTAGCACTAGCACGCTTTACCAAACCTCGTGCAGATGAAAGCGCTAAGCTTGAAAAAGAGATGGAAGAAGCTAACGCGCAGCACTCTTAG
- a CDS encoding alpha/beta hydrolase — MPKFTFKAVHVCAASVALFSLSGCHSSHSSQFSASTQAFPVGVQPFDNYLDNVESYLLEHRTFISDNQAKEISMNMPFECGTQYRDIGVLLVHGLGDSPYFFRDVANAMCDEGIHVRSILLPGHGSKPGDMLNVSYEQWQAETNHHIRLFSEEVDNLYVGGFSTGANLTTIASFSMAEELDIKGLMHFSPAFKSRFFVSRLAPYIDSLFPWPNVEEEDNPSRYNSTAMPGFAAYQESVNVLQDLFSQSEEEKRTLNLPVLMVVAEKDSVVDTIKIAEQFRDNFIHPRKCLLWQGENVPEVSDNTLIMQTMDLPEQRISAASHMSTLFSEHNILYGTESRFRICDNGQGSDAEARCRAGEDVWYGPWGFKPEIENNALVSDKEERVYARLTYNPYFDRMVGQLLAFTGKTKTFCKSH; from the coding sequence ATGCCTAAATTTACTTTTAAAGCAGTGCACGTGTGCGCTGCTTCTGTTGCGCTGTTCTCATTAAGCGGGTGTCATTCGTCGCACAGTTCTCAATTCAGTGCCAGCACTCAGGCCTTTCCGGTTGGTGTTCAGCCTTTCGATAACTACTTGGATAATGTCGAAAGTTATCTTCTTGAACACAGAACATTTATTTCTGATAACCAAGCAAAAGAGATATCAATGAATATGCCTTTTGAATGTGGTACACAATACCGAGACATCGGTGTGTTGCTGGTTCATGGCCTTGGCGATTCACCTTATTTTTTTCGCGATGTAGCAAACGCTATGTGTGATGAAGGCATTCATGTAAGAAGTATATTGTTACCGGGTCATGGCTCAAAGCCAGGGGATATGCTAAACGTGAGCTATGAGCAGTGGCAGGCAGAAACAAATCACCACATAAGGCTGTTTTCTGAAGAAGTAGATAACCTCTACGTTGGGGGCTTCTCGACGGGTGCTAATTTAACCACTATTGCAAGTTTTTCAATGGCCGAAGAGCTCGATATTAAGGGGCTCATGCATTTTTCACCGGCCTTTAAGTCACGCTTTTTTGTGTCCCGCCTGGCGCCTTACATCGATTCATTGTTTCCTTGGCCTAATGTAGAAGAGGAAGACAATCCAAGTCGTTATAATTCCACGGCTATGCCGGGGTTCGCTGCCTATCAGGAAAGCGTAAACGTGCTTCAAGACTTGTTTTCTCAATCAGAAGAAGAAAAGCGAACTTTAAATCTTCCTGTGCTGATGGTGGTGGCCGAAAAAGACAGTGTTGTGGATACTATAAAGATCGCTGAACAATTCAGAGATAATTTCATTCATCCACGTAAATGTTTATTGTGGCAAGGTGAAAATGTACCTGAGGTATCCGATAATACCCTCATTATGCAAACCATGGACTTACCCGAGCAGCGAATTAGTGCGGCCTCTCATATGAGTACTCTTTTTTCTGAACATAACATCTTGTATGGAACGGAAAGTAGGTTTCGCATTTGTGACAACGGACAAGGAAGTGATGCTGAAGCGCGCTGCAGAGCAGGAGAAGACGTATGGTATGGGCCCTGGGGATTTAAACCAGAGATAGAGAACAACGCGCTTGTCAGCGATAAGGAAGAAAGAGTGTACGCGCGGCTCACCTATAACCCTTACTTCGATAGAATGGTCGGTCAGTTGCTAGCCTTCACTGGTAAGACTAAAACTTTCTGTAAAAGCCATTAA
- a CDS encoding TerB family tellurite resistance protein yields the protein MQLSEQQSFNQALIKLSVLLYQVDGMVTLTEQDYLNAMVESLDWQSPICREAFLNDTIYQARKAIDTGDTVTFLKSLKNDLSFNAEKTLEVAMAITGVDGERSEEETELLSLLTHKLLAKALVSGKDTLQ from the coding sequence ATGCAATTATCAGAACAACAAAGTTTTAACCAAGCCCTTATCAAACTTTCAGTTTTACTTTATCAGGTCGATGGAATGGTAACCTTGACCGAACAAGACTACTTGAATGCTATGGTTGAATCGTTAGATTGGCAAAGCCCAATCTGTCGCGAAGCATTTCTAAACGACACTATCTATCAAGCTCGAAAAGCCATCGATACTGGCGATACTGTTACTTTCTTAAAAAGTCTTAAAAACGATCTATCGTTTAATGCAGAAAAAACGTTAGAGGTAGCTATGGCGATTACTGGTGTAGATGGCGAGCGAAGTGAAGAAGAAACCGAGCTTCTTTCATTACTTACTCATAAATTACTCGCTAAGGCATTGGTTTCGGGTAAAGATACACTGCAATAA
- a CDS encoding phosphoenolpyruvate carboxylase — MSQVLIQAGTKLLNALGRHSDLIMQAYVNGSVKERDHSPKVLEQLVQLGVLWRPEAQSELRLKSAVRTLLEGSLQDERNRTINANIGASLASLKTLTEHYKEALHYNKYNEAAAHMGDLTEHVYQLSESLSNSVRVMFGRINNEFGYVSSVEAKIRENELAQGQVTDLLAQLECFRFDELSELAGSNRELRHLLVVSLQQRFSKAAQELSVVQARLLDLLGRFREFQGRTRLLKGFLLHMEQQPDFAPGNYANLTNVPVLFNQSDSIIANAAADVNNVEHEADYQNIVASLTHVHKRQSQHEDTKPVDIDVTEQSTLSLEKDPLQQAVEAYFCEVIDSGQPKTALDYFEEQALDFDPEVWIYQVIGGYQALNDEDKQFFALESHGNNDKVYTGNFYINDITLGLR, encoded by the coding sequence ATGAGCCAGGTGTTAATTCAGGCGGGGACTAAACTACTAAATGCGTTGGGTCGTCACAGCGACCTTATTATGCAGGCGTACGTTAATGGTTCGGTAAAAGAGCGCGACCACAGCCCTAAGGTATTAGAACAGCTCGTTCAATTAGGTGTTTTGTGGCGCCCTGAAGCGCAAAGTGAATTGCGCTTAAAAAGCGCGGTAAGAACGCTTCTAGAAGGAAGCCTACAAGACGAACGCAATCGGACCATCAATGCCAATATTGGTGCGTCGCTTGCTAGCCTTAAAACACTGACCGAGCATTATAAAGAAGCGCTTCATTACAACAAATATAATGAAGCAGCAGCCCACATGGGTGATTTAACCGAGCACGTGTATCAGCTTTCAGAATCATTGAGTAATAGCGTGCGTGTGATGTTCGGCCGTATTAATAATGAATTTGGTTATGTGTCGTCGGTTGAAGCTAAAATTCGCGAAAACGAGTTAGCGCAAGGGCAGGTAACGGATTTGCTTGCTCAGCTTGAGTGTTTCCGTTTCGATGAGTTAAGTGAACTGGCTGGGTCTAACCGCGAACTACGCCATTTATTGGTAGTATCGCTCCAGCAGCGCTTTTCTAAAGCCGCACAAGAGTTATCTGTTGTACAAGCGCGTTTGCTAGACTTGTTAGGCCGATTTAGAGAGTTTCAAGGTCGTACCCGGTTACTTAAAGGTTTTTTGCTACACATGGAGCAGCAGCCTGATTTTGCGCCGGGTAACTATGCTAATCTGACCAATGTGCCAGTATTGTTTAATCAATCAGACTCGATTATTGCCAATGCAGCAGCTGACGTGAATAACGTTGAGCACGAAGCAGATTATCAAAATATTGTGGCGTCTTTGACCCATGTACACAAACGTCAGTCTCAGCACGAAGATACTAAGCCTGTTGACATCGATGTGACCGAGCAATCTACTCTGTCGCTTGAAAAAGATCCCCTGCAGCAGGCAGTTGAAGCTTACTTCTGTGAGGTAATTGATTCAGGCCAGCCTAAAACCGCCCTGGATTATTTTGAAGAGCAGGCTTTAGACTTTGATCCTGAAGTATGGATTTATCAGGTAATTGGGGGATATCAAGCCCTAAACGATGAAGATAAGCAGTTTTTTGCATTAGAATCTCACGGTAATAACGATAAAGTCTATACAGGCAACTTCTACATCAATGACATCACTTTGGGCTTGCGTTGA
- a CDS encoding condensin complex protein MksE: MMTEQGRVLSALLQGAFICQVTDEEAWRFLKSRDNAAQLEPHLALLNRTLSTTAEGDVFFASFLTIGENERKVLTQQFQDTASNLVPLVEWLLLVQQANESDMPITMGSAIRLNELQTTIEDTPAYAEQLEKISRYRMFGSTSVNLDGQLKQVFKRLTEMGYLIKPNPDKQIYLGTGKIEHLYEMLRFIDETEALSLSEQAEAAISQGSLI, from the coding sequence ATGATGACAGAACAAGGCCGTGTACTAAGTGCACTTTTACAAGGCGCGTTTATTTGTCAGGTGACCGATGAAGAGGCGTGGCGTTTTCTTAAATCAAGAGATAACGCTGCTCAGCTAGAGCCCCACTTAGCATTGCTGAACCGCACACTCTCAACTACCGCAGAAGGTGATGTATTCTTTGCTAGCTTCCTCACCATTGGTGAAAACGAACGTAAAGTGCTAACCCAGCAGTTCCAAGATACGGCGTCTAACCTTGTCCCTCTGGTCGAGTGGTTATTACTGGTTCAACAAGCCAATGAATCTGACATGCCAATAACTATGGGCAGCGCTATTCGTTTGAACGAGCTGCAAACAACCATTGAAGACACGCCGGCCTATGCCGAGCAATTAGAGAAAATTTCGCGCTATCGTATGTTCGGTTCTACCAGCGTGAATTTAGATGGCCAGCTAAAACAGGTTTTTAAACGCTTAACAGAAATGGGTTACTTAATTAAACCTAACCCGGATAAACAGATTTATCTGGGCACGGGCAAAATTGAGCACCTTTATGAAATGCTACGTTTTATCGACGAAACTGAAGCGTTGAGTTTATCTGAGCAGGCGGAGGCCGCTATTTCGCAAGGTAGTTTGATATGA